From the genome of Haloferax mediterranei ATCC 33500, one region includes:
- a CDS encoding ABC transporter substrate-binding protein, producing the protein MERETIRDNSITRRDYVKYGGTVIGVGILTGCTGSGESSTPTETTSGSVTVAETAKETSYSVTMSPAGEVTFEQPPESVFTVLPHHADMATAVGHGDAVTSMLYSPGYNDEIWNKFLERLDGVSVDWAGLPGSWNPSKELLYELDSDLHLADPAYMTTMQGWSTDDIEEITENVAPWFGNTLSSANKEPPAGWAEGYQYYTLWEIFEKVAQVFQAEARYEALADVHAQVLSTIEGNLPPEDQRPTAAMVIFAQSEDSMYVYALNGPGFLTAHTRPLGAADVFADVQTESSVDFEALIEADPDVILCLAGMSEYRHVTKVRDRLKSNPTTKSLSAVQNDRIYTQGGRNQGPLMNLFQLEMAAKQLYPDIFGEWPTYTEGPYPEIPADEQLFDRQRVADIIKGDF; encoded by the coding sequence GTGGAACGTGAGACAATTCGTGACAATTCAATAACACGACGCGACTATGTGAAGTACGGTGGGACAGTCATTGGTGTGGGGATACTTACTGGCTGTACGGGGAGCGGCGAATCCTCAACACCAACAGAGACAACATCCGGGTCTGTTACAGTGGCCGAAACCGCCAAAGAGACGTCGTACTCGGTGACGATGTCGCCCGCCGGTGAGGTTACGTTCGAGCAACCGCCGGAGAGTGTCTTCACAGTCCTCCCACATCATGCTGATATGGCGACTGCAGTCGGACACGGCGACGCCGTCACGTCGATGCTGTACAGCCCCGGATACAACGACGAGATATGGAACAAGTTTCTCGAACGCCTCGATGGTGTTTCTGTCGATTGGGCCGGTCTCCCCGGGTCGTGGAACCCGAGCAAAGAGTTACTCTACGAACTCGACAGTGACCTTCACCTCGCCGACCCTGCCTACATGACGACCATGCAGGGGTGGAGTACCGACGATATCGAAGAAATCACTGAGAATGTCGCCCCGTGGTTCGGGAACACACTCAGCAGCGCCAACAAAGAACCACCGGCAGGTTGGGCCGAGGGGTACCAGTACTACACACTCTGGGAGATTTTCGAAAAAGTCGCACAAGTCTTCCAAGCGGAGGCGCGATACGAGGCACTCGCTGATGTGCATGCTCAAGTGCTCTCGACTATCGAGGGAAACCTCCCGCCCGAAGACCAGCGTCCGACAGCGGCGATGGTCATTTTCGCACAGTCAGAAGACAGCATGTACGTGTATGCGCTAAACGGCCCGGGTTTCCTGACGGCCCACACCCGACCGCTTGGCGCGGCAGATGTCTTCGCGGATGTACAAACTGAGTCGTCCGTCGACTTCGAGGCGCTCATCGAGGCCGACCCGGATGTCATCCTCTGTCTCGCCGGGATGTCCGAATATAGACACGTGACGAAGGTACGCGACCGTCTAAAGAGTAATCCGACGACGAAGTCACTCTCAGCCGTTCAGAACGACCGTATCTACACACAGGGCGGACGCAACCAGGGGCCACTCATGAACCTCTTTCAACTTGAGATGGCGGCAAAGCAACTCTATCCCGACATTTTCGGGGAGTGGCCGACCTACACTGAAGGGCCGTACCCGGAGATTCCCGCAGACGAACAGTTGTTTGATCGCCAACGCGTTGCAGACATTATCAAGGGCGACTTCTAG